The genomic DNA GGAAGATGATCGAAATGTTAACCACGACAACGGGAAGCTCGAAGAATTGGGAGAGTTGTCGGTAGAGAGGCTGTTCGAGAACCAAGAGGTGCCGTCGTGGAGGAAGCAGCTGACGGTGAGAGCCTTCGTGGTGAGCATACTGTTCAGCTTCATAGTGATGAAGCTCAACCTCACCACCGGTATCATTCCTTCGCTCAACCTCTCCGCCGGTCTATTGGGGTTCTTCTTCGTGAAGACGTGGACCAAATTGCTTCGGAAGTCCGGCTTGTTGAAGCAGCCCTTCACCAGGCAGGAAAACACCGTCATCCAGACCTGTGTTGTCGCCTCCTCCGGCATCGCCTTCAGTGGTATGTGATAACCCCTTCTATTTGTCTTCTTGTTCAAAAACATGTTAGTTTAATTGTCGAAAAATCTGAAAACCAGGATGAAGGAGATAGTTTAAAATTGTTGCACAAATTTCATGTTTCTCAAACTGGTAGACTGAAAATTCCATCTTTTAATTGATTTCTATTAACAGGAGGTTTTGGAACTTATCTGTTTGGAATGAGTGAACGCATTGCCAAACTATCAACAAACACTCATGATTTCAAAAACCCATCATTAGTATGGATAATCGGCTTTCTCTTTGTTGTCAGCTTTCTTGGACTCTTCTCGGTGGTGCCTCTCCGAACggtatatatatagcatttgaGAAATCTTGGgcatttattagattttttttaaaaaaaagggaaaaaaaaaaagtttatcgAACACAAGGAAATTAACGTGGTCATAGTGCTCTTTTTCTCCAATGATGTGTTTGATGTTTGGTGTCAGATTATGGTCATAGACTTCAGACTCACATTTCCAAGTGGTACTGCAACCACTTATCTTATCAACAGCTTCCACACTCCTCTAGGAGCCAAACTAGCAAAGTAATGTATCTAACAGTTAATGGTTTCTAGTTAAATGGGACCtatgaaaatttagaatatcttttcttttttattctatttttccaGGAAGCAAGTGAGAGAGTTGGGCAAGTTTTTCAGCTTCAGCTTTTTATGGGGTTTCTTCCAATGGTTCTATACTGCTGGAGACGATTGTGGATTTGCAAGCTTCCCTTCATTAGGCCTCAAAGCATATAAATACAAGTACATATATAATTCCTTCAgttttcatttggtaaaaattttGCTTCACCCAAGCCTTGTTCTCATTTATTGATCATGTTGTGCCTACTGCGAAATCTTGATTGTTCTgcagattttattttgatttctcaGCAACATATGTTGGAGTTGGAATGATTTGTCCCTATATCATAAATATATCAGTGCTGGTTGGAGGGATTCTTTCTTGGGGTCTGATGTGGCCTctcatagaaaaaagaaagggtgaTTGGTATTCTGCAGACCTGCCCGAAACCAGTCTCCATGGTCTTCATAATAGATCGATGAGtttagttaaaataaaagtGCTTCCAAGCTATCAAGTAGggaatttatttcaatatagtttttaaaagtgtcttttaacatgtaaaaaatacatGCTTCGTGAAGCAAAGGTCACTAGATCGAattattctctcttctttttatccCCTTGTGTGaatatgcaaaaataaaaaaataaaaaaatacacgttttttttataacatatgcttcgtacattttttttatagcattAACAATAAAACGAAAAATCTGTTTGTCATATGCTCAAAGGACATATGACACTTTTACCCAACCGATCCCACTTTCTCAGCTGACGACGCCGAACTCTACACCATAAAACCTCTCACTCTCTCCATTTGCCGGCCGCCAATATTTCTCCAACTCCTGCCGCAATCCTTCAACTTTGTCCTGCATTTCGGCAGCTCCCATCTTCTTGGAATATTGTGGTGGTTTTGCTAGCAAATGGGCCATGTTGATGGTTTACATCAAATCAAAGATAGTTTTCATGCTTAATTTCAGCAAATCAATAATCATTGATCCGACTCCattgctttcctttttcttatttttgtttttggtgtgcATGGGAGAATGCTGATCATAAGTGAGAGGGGAAAATATATGGTATGTATGCAGATGAGAATGAGTGGTCATAAATTCTTGCTCGCTTTAGACCATGAGAACGAAGATACTAAATGGGAATAAGGCAAGCTAACACGTGTCTATTTGAAGAGCTAATAAAGATGTTATTTATGCTTCGTTTGTTTTGGCATAAagtgattttttgaaaatatttatcatattttttggtgtgacgaaaataatagtcaacagaaaatattttcaatttgaacggAAGAGCTAGTCGGGACCTGGTCGGGACTCCGCCGCAACCTAGTCGACACACTAGTGGAACACAGTAGGGACTCATTGAGAACCAATCGGGAGCCGCTGGGATTCGGTTGGAACTCTGTAGGACCTAATCGAGGCACCGCTAGGACCTAGCCGAGACCCGGTTGAAAAACAACCGCGACCCGATTAGGACTCGTCGGGACTTGGTCGAGACCCGTCGGGATATTgttgtaatttaaagtttaatatgagtGAAcgaaaaaatgtatataaaaaaatatttttgattttttgtacgCGCTAAacaccgaaaaatgtttttaaggaaatcatttttcaagaaaatattttccgacggagAACATTTTACATCGAAAGAAATGGAGTCTTAGTATATTGTCATAGAACTAAAATATTAGATTTCTATGAACACAAAGTTTGTGTTTTGACTCCCATTAAATCAGTAGGAGgaattgttttgtatttataatgAACCACATGTAACTCATTAGTTCTTACACGTTACAAGTACACTTATTAAGACTATAGACCTTAACAATTATCCACTACTAAAAATACCAACCCATATAGAAACTCTAGGGTTAGACACCACAATCCCAACTTACAACACTAAGGAAAATTCTAGGGTTTGAAGCTTACCTTGATCTTGGACAAGATCCAAAATTTTGCCACACGAAACTCCAACCTGAAGCTTGACCCAAGCTTATAACTCCACAGATTACAAAAGCCCTAACGAAATTTAGGAAATTAAGCAAAACCCCCCAAAAATTAACTCAACCTTAAGTAAAGTTAGGGTTTACCTCAAACTAATCAGTGGAAATGAGGATCTAACGCTAAGAAACATGTTCCGAGATTTGCCTTTGGAGAACTCCTCAAACCAATCCTTAAGGTTTAGGTACAAACCctaagagagagaagagggaaatTTCGTgggaaggaaagaaaatgagagaaaatgagttgaaaatCGCGTTCAGCCCTATTTATAGTTCTGGCGGTCCCTGTTCTAAgtgaaaatgagttgaaaaaaatacatgaaacgatgttgtttttgtgttttttatacaaacgatgtcgtatgtagtatgatattatcatattaccataaaatcgacattgttttgttttttaaaaatttttcttttaaaaagcggttagcagttactagagttactaaccgctaactgaTGGTTAACTgcctagcggttaaccgcctaggcagttacggatagcggttttagccaataactgctaactgtaACTACTTTTTCACCCCTACTGTCGACACCCTTTGGATTAGTCGCCGAGGCTAGTGAAGACAAAGTGCTCCACCCATCATTTCTGCACCATCTGACACGCGTGCCCTACCACACATGCTTCAATAAACGAGCAATCGACTAAGAGAAATACTAGGGGtattaactcttttactaacagagACTTACTAAAatgatgtgtagctcattcattggtacTCATTacacttctcttaattaattgttttgtttttgtttttccaatgaatgagctacacaaCAATTTAGTAAGCTTCTATTAGTAAAATAGTTAGTTTccgtagcatttctcattgACTAATTCTATTTATTAGTAAACCCATATAATATAATTGATGTGgcaacttttaaatttatttttattaccatgtcattttaattatataacaattatatAGTAGTTTACAATTTTTCCTTCTAATAAACCCAATTTACCTTGTTGACTAAATTCTCATAAATTGTGGGTCCgtctaaaaaaagaaagaaagaaatggccaaggtaAAGATAGagatcaataaaaaaaaaaaaactgtattgTTTGGTAATTTGGGCGCAAAATGGCGACAGGAAGAAAGAAAGTGTGATTTGGTCTTTTTGTGTccaaatatcaataataaaaataaccactcgcaataagAGGAATCCTTATAGAATAGGCTAAAGaaagggtgtcgaacctcaaagaTTCCAGGGGCTTTGTTATCAAAatcgaaagatcaaaattaacttattaaaaagatgattgatttggtttgtaactaaagtgcttgaaattaaaagagaattaaatataacagagagtgtagggtattgacttcacctctatccgcacaacaatggttaaccatatttaatccagaaattcattagatgcatgttataaataaacaagaaactatcttattaaagaatagatataatccatcttcggttggcacggatcatccacctaaccacttAGATGcagtacgacccgtcttccctaggtatgaattatcaaattctataacaggatacagacaatcaatgaataagtgtaacccatcttcggttggcacggactgtctacataaattacactaaactatggtgtagtacaatccatcTTTCCTAGGCATGTCCTATCAAAtcttattgatcatatgtcaattaaactcattgtataaccattatcctcataatcacagaaaataagaatgatttgagttcaataaaagtaaaagactttctaagacaagagaagaatttcacaaatattgattttgaaactaagaacaattgcatttaatatttaagaacgAAATCAATATTTAGCAATTCTcttagttatacaatcaacatgcataaactgaaaatctataaattaaatacaatcaaaccattgtgcttggatagggttacatcaacaccccacgaaggggtttaacCGTTCATGACTCTACTAAGCTCCACTAAATTTTTgttctaggaagcggtgtgttttCTACAATGTTTAGTGGCCTATTTAAAGGGATTAGGAGAagcctagaaaccctaggaaaccttaggtcagtctcccagtccaagttggagactgaaaaccaaatccaagtTGATAAAGGATTGTTGCCGTATTTTGGACgcccgagtgtgctcgatcgcacctacGCTCTATCCTAGAAGATACGCACTCGAGCTCGGCTGGTTCTGTGTGTGAGCAttgatgcgctcgatcgtagacTGGAATGCACTCGAGCGTATGTACGCTTGATCCCAAGTGCTGCTGAGCTCGATCCCAGGTGCCAGAATGCATCCAAATAGTCTTTTAAGCCCGATTTTCAATGAAATTCTTACATTTGTCAAAtaaaacctgaaacacaaaaacgaaacaaaaatcaaacaattaacaacactaaaaaattaacatatgcaaattaatgggcttgaatgtgcaacgtttggtgcttatcacagccccaaacttacatattgctagtcccttagcaattcaaaacagaaaataaattgaaaaacaaaaagataaatccatcttttgtgggatgtacgattgcatttagcgtatgcaacaagccttttaaactcctaggcattTCCTAGagaacgagtgaagtctcgtgagggttttccaggaataatacccacaaacattgtcatcattatgtcattcaaaagaatAAAGCATTACAAAGATAATGGTTCACATTCATTGGCAAACACAATCATgtggcttcaaaataattccaatataaatgaatcaacatctcagaatttattggactttcTATCAGATGAAACAATCAAGGCatacaaattttaatttatttatttttattttttttaacttgttgtatactgcttagctcccttaagctttctaattggcccatgtatcgagtgttaagccaatgactctaaaaccaaatggctttagggcattaagtgtagagacacccctaaggacttactaactcgagtaaaaaaggctacgaaactaaGCTAGCAATTTTATTAACCAACCaaatttctcactttttgaTGCGAACACTCACTTTTtaacgaggcaagaggtccaattactaagtgaaaaattcaacttgatttttttttttttttttaatatcatgccaaggttattcatccaatatgtcacccaacagaattcaagataaTGAAAGCAAACATAATTGGCCAaaaatttcatacctcacaaagATGTGCTAGtatgctcaagatagatttaaattgaaacaagaagcatctcatgttgtcaaaagtaagtaacaagactcaaaattcctaaatgatcatgtgttcataactttaagcctaccaatgaaattcaaaccaaaatcgaagctcaaccatatgcttaagaatgacataacaacaaaatttggacattgttttgtttttccatacccccaaacttgaatcatacattgtccccaatgtatttacaaaactaaagaataagattaagagtataggaatacctgaatgagcagatgtggggtgtatcatacccccaaacttgcatgCAAAAACATATGTCCtgaaaaagaaagtgatactccaaccaaataccaatcaagtgcacacattgttgtaaaaatataatcaaagaatgaagcaacaatgaataaaataaacctggatggagatcatgtaccctggtggagTAAGGAGTCGAGCACACAGGGAAGAGGATTCCTCTTAACATCCCGAAACTTCTTCTTTCAGCTGAAaagtcttgatgctccccatgacgaTACTCAATGTGTTTGTCCtgaactggtttcatgatcaacctcttgtctctatggggGTTCTCAAAAACCAAGGCAATCAGAGAAGTTGCCAAAAAATTGTCCACTCCAATGAAGTCCACTTCAGTAACCTCTGAATAAAATATGTTCcttgtggggttgtcatcaagtggtggagtacttgaagtgagaggtaTAGGCTCCGGTGGTTTTCTCCATGATGGGGCTTCAGATAGAGGGTCAGGAGGTGGGTCtccaacagtttctccaatgtcatccaagaagaaacttgtattctggaaggcattgaagatgttcagtctgatcttcatattcccaaaggagatcttcattactccagttcgacaattgatgcatgcattggatGTGGCTAAGAAAGGTCGCTCGAGGATGACAGGAATTTGCTTCTTTGGATTCCGTACAGGTTATGTGTCATGAACTATgaagtcaactggatagtaaAACGTGTCCACCTTGATGATGACATCTTCGACAATCCCTCGGGGTTTCTTGATAGTtcggtcagccaattgcaagacagtgCTTGTAGGTTTCAGTTCCCCTAAGCCAAGTTGCTAATACACCGAGTATAGAAGCAAAttcacaccagctcctaagttggggagagctctctcaatctcagtgtttGAGTAGGGGCAGCTGAtgaagaagcctcagtgctTACTTgcttacccttgtcctgatgcagattctgtggggcctcaagttgctcatccttcttttcctccacatgattgtcaactagtcttccgcttcgcaatgtggtgacggcttgaacttgctccagatGAAAAgtgcttccttctaccatgtatagtctACTAGGGTTGGTCATTGGTTGAATTGGAAGTTTTCCTTCGTCCCTCCTATTGAGGGCATTGGCAAGTTgaccgacttgagcttctaacTTGGCGATACTACCGATTTGGGCTTCTATATTGGCGATGGATTGAGCTAATTCATAGTCTTCATATCGCTTATAGCTTCCAACACCATATTTTGAAAGTTCGATGCCAACATAGGAGGTGGCGGTCTGAGCTTCTAACTTGGAAATTGCTTGAGTGTGTGAGTTCACCATCTGTTGTTGATATTTCATTATCTCTTAGTGAGTTTTCAAAGTTTGATTCGTCTCGCTCATAAGGTTCCATATCTTCTCTTGAAAGTTGAAATCCGACCGAGGGGCTGGTGTGGTCTGATACTGCTGCTGTGGAGGTCGATATGTGGAAGAAGGTTGATAAGGCTGCCTATtagattgagcttgattgtgcaGCCCAGGAGCTTGGGCCATCCATGAGAagtttggatgatttctccaccccaGGTTATAAgtattggagtacggatcattactCGATTGGGAGAATGCTGCATTGACCTGCTCATATGAAACATCAGCATAATTTCTAGCAACAGGGTAGTCATTTATAAgatgcataggactagaacaAAATGAGCATGGTTTAGGTCGCCTGTGCATGTGAGCAGAATTAGGTGCATGACCAGCAACCATCAATTGATCTAACTTCCTAGTGATTGACTTTGCAACATCCGCAGAATATCCTACTTCAAAGAGACCGTCAGTCTTTGGTGCTTTATGTGCGGGTGCCTTACGTCTAGTGGAAGCATGATGAACATAATTACTagtcaaattttcaaactgggcccatgcttcatcttcactcTTTAACATAAATGTCCCCCCACAGGATGCGTCTACCATTTGTCTATGAGGCTCAGTCAAGCCATCATAGAAGCTTTGCACAAGCTGCCATTTCAGGATAGCGTGGTGTGGGCATGATCTAAGAAGGTCCCTCAGTCTCTCCCAGGTCTCATGGAATTGCTCACCCTCATATTGGGACATACTAGTGATAGCTTTCCTAATGTCATTGGTCTTTCCaatgggaaaatacttcttaagaaattcttgttgaaATTCAGCCCAAGAAGTATTGGAGTTGGGTGCTAAGGAATtaaaccaatgtttggctctttccttgagggagaaaggaaagagacaCATTCTTAGAGCATCCTCAGTGAACCCAGTCAATTTAATGGTGGAACAAATTGCAAAGAATTCATTGAGCAAGTCGTAAGGATTTTCattgctaagccctaggaaagatgGTAGACTTTGTATACTGCTGGGCTAATCTCATAGTAATGTCCGGCAGCCTGAGACATGTGGGGGAAGTGTGTGTGGTAGGGAGATAGTGATCTCTCAAAGCCACATGGTTGCCCATGGTCTCAATGGTGTGCTCTCTTAGCAATTTAGAATTCCTTTCGGCTCTAACTTTTCTAAGAGTGTGTTCAATGTCGGGGTCACAAGCAATTAATGGCAAAGACAAAGAATGGCGACCCAACATAAACTAGAAAGGAAATCACAATAAAGTAGAAAAGGCTCGATCGCAGGCTggctgggctcgagcgcaggcaTGCAGGGGGGTCTTCGCAGCTCTAGACCTATgtgagaaaaattcaaaaaaaaaaaaaaacacaaaacccaaaattaaaaattaaaaatcaatagcAAAGTAACgcagaaaataattaagctatgattaatccttaaaatttaataactaaaccgttaagcagtccccgacAACAacaccaaaaattgatgtggcctttttgtgtccaaaaatatcaataataaaaataaccactcgcaatagaacaaatccttgtaggataggctaaagagagggtgttgaacctcaatgattgcaggggttttgttatcaaattcgaaagatcaaaattaacttaattaaaaagatgattgatttggtttgtaactaaagtgcatgaaattcaaatagaattaaatataagagcg from Corylus avellana chromosome ca6, CavTom2PMs-1.0 includes the following:
- the LOC132185226 gene encoding probable metal-nicotianamine transporter YSL5, with the translated sequence MPQNGREENGYDPEDDRNVNHDNGKLEELGELSVERLFENQEVPSWRKQLTVRAFVVSILFSFIVMKLNLTTGIIPSLNLSAGLLGFFFVKTWTKLLRKSGLLKQPFTRQENTVIQTCVVASSGIAFSGGFGTYLFGMSERIAKLSTNTHDFKNPSLVWIIGFLFVVSFLGLFSVVPLRTIMVIDFRLTFPSGTATTYLINSFHTPLGAKLAKKQVRELGKFFSFSFLWGFFQWFYTAGDDCGFASFPSLGLKAYKYKFYFDFSATYVGVGMICPYIINISVLVGGILSWGLMWPLIEKRKGDWYSADLPETSLHGLHNRSMSLVKIKVLPSYQVGNLFQYSF